From a region of the Cucumis sativus cultivar 9930 chromosome 6, Cucumber_9930_V3, whole genome shotgun sequence genome:
- the LOC101217481 gene encoding probable prolyl 4-hydroxylase 10 yields the protein MAKHRQSRFPTRKSSSSSTLVFTLLIMFTFVILILLALGILSIPGNSGGSTKVHDLSSIVRKTSDDVDEEKGEQWVEVISWEPRAFVYHNFLTKEECEYLISLAKPHMQKSTVVDSETGQSKDSRVRTSSGTFLPRGRDKTVRTIEKRLSDFSFIPVEHGEGLQVLHYEVGQKYEPHFDYFLDEYNTKNGGQRIATVLMYLSDVEEGGETVFPAAKGNFSSVPWWNELSDCGKKGLSVKPKRGDALLFWSMKPDASLDPSSLHGGCPVIKGNKWSATKWMRVEEYKA from the exons ATGGCGAAACACAGACAATCTCGATTCCCTACTCGCAagtcctcttcttcctctactCTCGTCTTTACCTTGCTCATTATGTTCACTTTCGTCATTCTCATTCTTCTCGCCCTTGGAATCCTCTCGATCCCTGGGAATTCCGGCGGTTCAACCAAGGTTCACGATCTCAGCTCGATTGTGCGCAAAACTTCTGATGA CGTCGACGAGGAGAAAGGCGAGCAGTGGGTTGAAGTGATCTCATGGGAACCTAGAGCTTTCGTTTATCACAACTTTCTG ACGAAGGAGGAATGTGAATACCTAATCAGCCTTGCCAAGCCTCATATGCAAAAGTCTACAGTTGTTGACAGTGAAACTGGACAGAGTAAAGATAGCAG AGTTCGCACTAGCTCTGGAACGTTTTTGCCGAGAGGGCGTGATAAGACTGTTAGAACTATAGAGAAAAGGCTTTCTGATTTCTCCTTCATACCCGTAG AGCACGGAGAAGGACTTCAGGTTCTTCATTACGAAGTAGGACAAAAATATGAACCTCATTTTGATTACTTCCTTGATGAGTACAATACAAAGAATGGAGGTCAACGTATAGCAACGGTGCTTATGTACCT CTCAGATGTCGAAGAAGGAGGTGAGACAGTGTTCCCTGCTGCCAAAGGAAACTTTAGTTCTGTACCTTGGTGGAATGAGCTTTCAGATTGTGGGAAGAAAGGACTTTCAGTTAAACCAAAGAGGGGCGATGCATTGCTTTTCTGGAGCATGAAGCCTGATGCTTCCCTAGATCCATCAAGTTTGCATG GTGGCTGTCCTGTTATCAAGGGGAACAAATGGTCTGCTACTAAATGGATGCGAGTAGAAGAATATAAAGCTTGA